The Rhopalosiphum maidis isolate BTI-1 chromosome 4, ASM367621v3, whole genome shotgun sequence region TTATTTGAGATCATGCACAGAAATgggcttaaaataaaaatatttgtgagataatattgtattatttcttcgtataaattgtcattttgatacatttttttgtagtttaatTGTAGTAGAGTTTCATCATAATGTTGTCTGCTGTAATTCTgatggttattaaaatattcaatacaagTTTCCATCGATTCATTCAACTGGTTTTGATgagtgtattgtatatattattatgtaatttcaaAGAaagattaatacaaaataaaattgtatataacataataccaataattaaaGCCacatctgtttttttttaaaatgtatgagttACGTgagaaatgtaatataataatgcaagtTTTACagcgatattttttttattttatcgttggTTGAGAgtcttgtaaaatatacaaaaacaactAAGTTGCGTGTGTcacaaaatcaatatatcatattattatgtaattcaaatatgtcatttctcaataattttttataatattttcaatttgacaGTTTCAAGTTTcgagttttctataaaaacagATTACTGTTTAGTTTTTAcgatatattgtacaaatggATTTTAATGTAAAGAAACATACATGGgacatttaaatgttgaaaattaaatttaaagttttatatttcttgGATACcacataaactttttttagaggtataagttttataaaaactatagacTCTTATTTTTACAAGAGGAtcttacctatttatattagaaaGTCGAAtcggtatttatataatttttttttattattattattgaattaaataaatattgaatatacacTTAaggtgaataaataataatttatttagctcATCAGTACTTCAGtacttttggttttttaatgtactttgtatcatttttattttggaaaaatcattttattaaatatgaaaattatatccgTCTCCTAACCATTGCatggtaataaaattattgtactttCAAAATCTGTTTTAagctttaaacataaaaattgatttaaaatgttttgatatgcTAAGTACTATAAACTCTACGCATATATAACGTaatttggtattattttaaatattcaactatTCATTAGTATACTTTGAGACAATTTattcgacatttttttattcgtttgattttttaataattttaaattcaagttatcataattatatttatttaaccgtTAATGCGCCATTACTTCttacataacaattttaattcgaGAAATATATACTTGAAAATGTACTTCATAaactaattgtatttatacaattatataattaatggtgACGAtcgaataaaattgtttaaatattaaattgaaatcatccaattaaaaagttaaagaactgttttcttaaaatttatagagttgaaaaattaattgatgtttaaataatgataataatataataattttactgtaaGTTATTGATGTACCTAGGCTTTAACTAAAAACGTGGTTAATGgagtaatttgattaaaaacaataatattataatatttctagtaCATTACGTAGAATGTGCGTTTTAAATAGCTTACAGATATGTCAACTGACCCTGACACTGCCGCCATATccatttgatgaaaaaaagttaaataaatgttcagaCAATAACGtatatacagaaaataaaataaacgttattCAATATACTGAAACCGGAGCTAGAATCCCGATAAAAGTGACCATTATTCGAACAGGCTCTTCTGAATTAATATACAtcgtaatgataattattactgttgtGTTGTATTTCACGAAAATGTCTGAATGTAAGCAATAAACCTAATAATGACTGCACACACATTATAAACGCCGACCGTTACCGGATAACGCGTGTTCCGATTTGGGCGCATCgtttttactgtttaaataatagttttccgTACACAAGCGTAATTTAATACTCTCGTCTTGCAGTTTtgcgtatatttttatgctattcctttttaatattatttgaggcTTTCGGAAAGTTGAAAGTCTAAAGTGCTCGTTAACGACAGAGCAAATAACATATGGACGATCTGCAACACGTCACGGGGTGAATGGAAATCTGATATAGTTTGAACAAATTATGGTGTCGCACGACTTTTACGATATCATTTGGAGCGACAAACTACGAACCAACACTCTGCCGCGCGCGTTTGTAACCGATACCCAACTGCAAACTACGCTGTAATCGTTAGGACgagataataacattataatataatttcgcgagaaattaaatttcgaaataataacagtcataatattttttttatgtgaaaaataaagaGAGAGAGAAGGTAAATATTCactttaacattttaagtgtATATAGGGTTACCACGGATTTTGtcgtaatttttctttttactaaCCATTACTGCGGAGCACCACGTAGCCATCTTGCGAATCCTTCGACTGATGTTATCTGTGCGTACACTTCGCGTCTAAAcaagtttttacaaaaaaaaaaaaaaaataataataataatattaatataaaaatgaatagtatTTCGGGTTGAGCTTTTTTACAGCGACAACTTTTCGAAACGATTTATCGAACGActggtattaattataaaagttacgATTCgcgtttttattcaaaaaaaatatgtaacacgACACATCGCTCGGTAAGCGATTGAATATCACTTGGTCCACGATCCGCTTTCACAgcactttttatataattgctCCTTCCATTATTTCCACCACCCCGCGTTTTCTCGTACCAACAGTGGTGGTTACTTTTTTTCGCCGACGATTATGACCTGAAAAGATGAACCTGGCCGATACGCGCCGTctatatagttgtttttttttatattgttttcttcACTGCAATACACATgcatacgttataatatgattatgtatACGGTTACGGTCGTCTGAACCACTCCTCACCCGTGTATTTAGGTGCCAAAACGATATAACGGGCAAACGGTCAATTTTCACTCTCGTTTTCATCCTGTTGCCAATTATTTACTCATAATCGTTTTCGATTTAACATAAAGCCTCCATTTCCAATCACGGAActgtctatttattattaaactgcaGTTGTGAATTCGCGAGTgcatcatcatattattatacatataccacacacacgcacacacgagAAAACTGCAAAATACTAGAGTGTTGACAGTTTGCTATTTGCATtcaattatgtataggtaccgtGAATCAGTTATAGTTGTGTGCAACTATTGTaccgtttaattaaattttttaaattatatgatatactttaaaatatatcatattgatatatatatatatatatattatcatatgataataagactaaattatcttataaaacagttaaatgtaaacatttttaatacttaattattattaattcaaatcatattatattatgtcaaagTTGTTAatgaatatcatatttttacatttttcgataattttgtaatcaactaatttaatggttaataattattttttatagtcgttttatttgcatataaaataatagaatgtaattatttttatttaataattttatttagtatattaccaATGGATAATAACCTACATGCtatctaataattatcaattgtcataaaaataattgtgattattttagttaataactaattattactgatgattttaaaatgtatataaaaaaaaaaaaaggaaaaattattaaactgatattgaatacttaatattataaaatgtaacttatttatacaaatattttgaataatttatatcacgtttatttttacttggtTGATATTGATGTTCCATAGTTGAGATATACAATACGCGCACgcatattattgcatatattatttaaaaaataatttcgaaacattatatttgatttattaaaaatataataacttattctgAGTTGAattgacaataataactaaGATATTATGATTAgaagtaaaacaattttttttcaacgttCTTTACAAAAActcttgtattttattagaaaataataaataaatatatgcttaggaatataatgtattagtgatggaaaataagtaaatataaatattataatttatatgatatacattataatccaATGTCATAGATGAATAGTAACattctttcattttttttatgtatctaaaCTAACATTTTTGGAAAGGAAAACAagcgtaattatttaatatatattatattgatcaaacaaattttttatttttaaaatgcaacaagaacatatttgtataatttaataattaaagtggCCTATATACAATCAGCCAGACTGTAACGAATTTTTAGAGGTTTTTCATGCACGATAACtattgttcataaaaattgGCTTATTATGCGTTTCTATTGTGTGTTCCAGAGGCATTTCAATCTGGCGCCTATTTAAGCTGGAGATTGCgtttactatatagtataattatatataaaaaaacatcataattGTAAATCAGTCTGATTTgctcaaataacaatatatttagcctaatttgaacttgaaaacgtttagttgaaaaatagtttgataaatataaatgtatataatttttttaaataattattgtatcagaataaataagataatttacataaaatagtaaaattaatgatcAAATCACTTTAATTTTGGCgtacatgaatattatattaaacgccTATGTTGACGTTGTTGGATTTAAGATACGGTATTTCGTTTATAGTGTTTGCAGGTGTTCCAATTTTGGTGACAGGCGTTTCGACGATTTTGGTGGTCGGTGTTTTAGTTTCAGTGACTGCGGgaatttcaatgtttttagttTCAGTTTCAGCTCGTTCAGATACCGGTTTAACCGAAGAGATTTCTGATGCTGGAATCGGTACTTtctgattgttttttttggaCTCGTTGTGGTGACCTACGTGCCTGCGTTCTTTCAGTGTGTATTTAGAACTGTCTCCTTCCGATTGATCGTAATTGATATTGGTGTTCAAATCTTCACCGATCGGAATATCTCCGCGCAACGGGTATTTGGTGCCTTCGACATTAGAGTTAACTGTTGCTGGTTCTAAGAGCGGTTCCCAATTGTATGTTGCCTGTGTTTGATCTACTTGACCAACTGGTAGTATCGAGGGTAGTATACTGTCGTCGGCGGCAGAATACACAATGATCGGTTGCATAGTTGACGTAGAGTATGCACCATCGGAGTTAGGGAATACAATCTCTGGCCGTGATTCCGGGTTGACCGCCTGAGAGATATAATAAGAAGGTATAGGATTTTGATAAATGGGTTTCGAATTGTCATACGTATAGCGAATCCACTGTTGTTCGTCTTGATTGGGTTTGATCTGACTCACCGGCTGGGTTGCATCGATTTTGATGTAGTTAATCACTTTGGTCAATCCgttgttaattttttggttCTGGTGTTCGGGCACGTTATAAGGTAAGTTATCGAGGGTGAATTGATTTGCGTTAAACGTGTTGGCGAATATTGGGCTCGGTGCGTAATAAGGATTttgatgaaaacaaatttgatgGGACATAGGTGGTGGACAGTTATTAAGCCATAGTGGATAACGCGAGTCCGAGTTGTAGATTTGTTGTGGTTGCAAAGGTACTTGATACTGAGCGGGAATAGTAATGATTGGTTCTTGAGATTCGATTCCACCATTTACTTGTACGTCGGGCGTATAACTATCAGGTTTCATAGTACTAGTGTATTGCACTTGAGTGATGGGTTGTGCGGAAGTGCTTGGTTGCGCAGTTGTGGTATATTGATGTGTAGTGGAAACGGGTTGTACAGTGGTGATGTATTGCACAGTAGTGACGGGTGTTTTAGTATTGATAGGTTCCAATGTGGTAATTGATTTTGCGCTAGTAATTTCTTCATTAGGCTTGTTTTCTTCGACCGATTCTACAATTGGTATGACTGGAcgattcttaaattttaacttcgatttgataatgttgattttattaataattttatctttgatTGAATTTTTACCAACAGTTACATCAATTTCTGGTAATCTTTCACTTGTATTCTCGCCGAGTAACCATTGTGTGTTTATATCTTTTTCATACACATTTTCTATTTCAGGATTTTGTCCAAGATTTTCTTTGGGAATTACTTCAAGATTTACTTCATCATTTTCATCACAGTTTACTTCGGGATTTATTTctgtatttataacaatttcttCATCGTGGTTTACATTTAGAGTTGGTTCAACGTTTCCAACCTCTATTAAAATAGGTTTTTCGTTTACTAAAAACACTTGGCGATTCCATTCTATAACCGCATCATTAAGAGCTCCTTCTTCAACAGATTCACATTTATACGCGGGTACTTCTTCTTCCAAAATCGGCTCTTCAGTAGTTGGATGAAAATGATTTGATATTAAggactttaaaaatgttaatggtTTTATGCTTGGCGCACCCTGTGTTTCATACAAAACGAACGTCAGAAGTATTAATAATCGCATTGAGTTCatcctgaaaaataaaatattaattttaaacttcgataaaataaatataaaaaaaatattacagttttaaatggttatattataatttataatagataatagtctaatgataaaaataaattaagtttttatataagatatttttttttgtatatcaaAAACTAAAGCGATTTActtaagatataatttttataattttttgaactttttaaattaacacttGAAATTTCtatagtgttatttttttcataaatattaataaaagatttGCTTAGTAAAAAAGCtttaaacgaaaattaaaaaattaatttgttgttaaaaaattttatattttaaattttaattccttaagcttaaaaatataatacaattaaatattaaaattaaacacatattaaaaataagtatttaatgacAATTTCAAATCcacactaaacattttttgatttatagcaATTACATAAACcaattttgtttcaattcTAGGCTCTTTAaaaattctggtttttttacgattttttgttagtttttttttattatgcattttataattttattgttattgtaatcgACCAAATATCCAGACACATTTTTCAGAAAAggtattgcattttaaaattggccTATTATTTCTGGTTGTAAAATTGggcacaaaaaaatatcaccGACAACCGTTCAGATagggaaaataaatttaaaagaaacagGTAAGTGGTTCTATTTTTACAACGGGGGCgagtttctttttaaaatgaattttaccAACTTTGTTTCTAAATGACTTAATTGTACacctttattatgtaatagctattaattttaatttaacggaaacccttttaattaaaagtgtcagtaataaataataattaaacttataaaataattattgttgtaaaattaactattaattggACGTTTATCacatacataacataatatttaaacgctaattaaacaataataaatcaaaatattgttttttagaaataatattacaaaatattttatattcttaatcaATTGAGAGATACAAGTATACTTATAGTACTCATTATACttgagttttgtttttttagtttaaacatttagaTGTATTATCACGTTTTTTTGGAAAGAAGAgctccaaaaatattaacgtattttttgcatttttcaaCATTATCTACAAACATTAGAAAATCCATGAAAAAAGTAAGTatcttttcattattttttgggtaaactgattaatattaagataaagttgttcatatgatttaatttttagtttattttcatccaTCATTAACACAATCATTTAAAATCCATAGACTTTAAACTATCTAGTCTATTATTTATAGCGTTATaggttaagttatttattactacttcatatttatgttaaaattagagGAATTcgcgttaataaaataatatataataatatatttcattttcatattttatattattgtacatagataattattattaactatttgtattttagcgtatttaatttaacaataatatacgcacatcacattcaataataatataaacattttataattgtatttataagtcaataaattacaacaattttttttaatatatttcgaaggaacataaaattgtagttttagttataaaaataaaagggcGATTTAAACGGAAAGATGGATTTAACCATTTATTATCCtactagtttattatttaaaaaaaaatcttgaaattttatatttcatcatttttatagTCGTTACATGTTCcaaaaaaattactgaaaaataaataaataatttgaactgtaagtttaaactattttaataatgatattttattctatacttaATATGTAATCTTGAATTTATAGTCTTA contains the following coding sequences:
- the LOC113547930 gene encoding uncharacterized protein LOC113547930, with translation MNSMRLLILLTFVLYETQGAPSIKPLTFLKSLISNHFHPTTEEPILEEEVPAYKCESVEEGALNDAVIEWNRQVFLVNEKPILIEVGNVEPTLNVNHDEEIVINTEINPEVNCDENDEVNLEVIPKENLGQNPEIENVYEKDINTQWLLGENTSERLPEIDVTVGKNSIKDKIINKINIIKSKLKFKNRPVIPIVESVEENKPNEEITSAKSITTLEPINTKTPVTTVQYITTVQPVSTTHQYTTTAQPSTSAQPITQVQYTSTMKPDSYTPDVQVNGGIESQEPIITIPAQYQVPLQPQQIYNSDSRYPLWLNNCPPPMSHQICFHQNPYYAPSPIFANTFNANQFTLDNLPYNVPEHQNQKINNGLTKVINYIKIDATQPVSQIKPNQDEQQWIRYTYDNSKPIYQNPIPSYYISQAVNPESRPEIVFPNSDGAYSTSTMQPIIVYSAADDSILPSILPVGQVDQTQATYNWEPLLEPATVNSNVEGTKYPLRGDIPIGEDLNTNINYDQSEGDSSKYTLKERRHVGHHNESKKNNQKVPIPASEISSVKPVSERAETETKNIEIPAVTETKTPTTKIVETPVTKIGTPANTINEIPYLKSNNVNIGV